The sequence below is a genomic window from Bosea sp. F3-2.
CTCGCCAAGGCCTATCCGGGCATGCCGACGCCGATCTACCGGCTGATGTTCTCGGACGCTTTCGCCTGGGGCTTCCCGCCGCGCGAATGGGCGCTGGAGGCGCATCTCAGGCTGCTGGCGGAAGATGCGCCCGATGCGCCGGTGATGATCGCCGGGCTCGGCGTCGATCTCTCGGATCTGGTCGCGCCTGCAGTCGCGCGCGGCGTCCATGTCCGCGGCGGGCTGGAGGATGCGCCCTTCGGCGAGACGCGCGGCAATGCGGCGCTGATCGCCGATCTGGTCAGCAAGGTCGAGGCCGCGGGAGGCCGTACGGCGGCCGTCACCGAGGTGCGCGCCGATCTCGCGGCGCGCACCTCGGGAACCGGGGCTTGACAGCCTTCGATCGCTAGGCAGCCGTTTCGGTTGCGAGCCGGGCGCGCAGCTGATCGACGTCCGGGACGAACCAGAGCGCCGAACCTTCATTGGTTTCGCGCACGAAGTCGCGCAGGGCGCCGCTGGCGTCGAGGGCTGCGGCGATATCTCCGACGAGCGCGCAGCGCAGGCGATAGTTCGCGAATTTCTGGAAGATCTCGCCGCCGATGCGGGTGCGCAGGTTCAGTACGTCCGGGCCGAGCCGCTCGACCGGGATCGCGAGCAGGTCGGCGCCGACGGACCAGGCTTCGCCGATGAAGTCGTTGGCATCGGCGGGGCTCGCCAGGAGTGGCCCGGTGCTGGCGAACAGGAGGGTGCGGACGCTTCCGATTTCGATCAGTTGAGACATCGCCCCTGCCTAGTAACCCCCGTCATTGGTGACAAGCTGGGATGTCCGGTGAGCCGCCGGCAAGCTGCCGCATTGGAATGACGGTGACAGCGTCTTAAATGCTGAGAACGACTGATCCGCGAAAGCGAGCCGATGTCCGAACGCGATAGCGAAGCCAATCGACTTTCCGCCCGTGCCGCGCGTTATGCCCGCGTCGGCGCCAATGTCGGCGGGGTGGCGGCGCGGATTGCCGGCTCCCGGCTCTTCGGCGTGGAGGGGCGGGACGCCTCGAATGCCGAGGCGCTGGCCAAGGCGCTCGGCGGGCTGAAGGGCCCGATCATGAAGGTGGCGCAGCTCATCGCCACCATCCCCGATGTCGTTCCGCCCGAATATGCCGCCGAACTGCAGAAGCTGCAGTCGCAGGCGCCGCCGATGGGCGCGGCCTTCGTCAAGCGCCGGATGATGGCGGAACTCGGCCCGCAATGGCGCGAGCGTTTCGGCGAGTTCGATCTGAAGCCGGCGGCGGCCGCCTCGCTCGGCCAGGTGCATCGCGCGACGACGACTGAGGGCGCGCCGCTGGCCTGCAAGCTGCAATACCCCGACATGGAATCGGCGGTGGAAGCGGATATCGCCCAGCTCGAAGTGCTGTTCGCGCTGCACCGGCGCATGGGCGCTGTGATCGACACCAGCGAGATCGCCAAGGAGATCGGCGCGCGCGTCCGCGAGGAGCTCGACTATCGCCGTGAGGCCCGGCACATCGCGCTCTACCGGGCGATCCTCGCGGATACGCCGGAGGTGTGCGTGCCGGCGGTGGAAGCTGGGCTTTCGACCCGGCGCCTCCTTACCATGCACTGGCTCGACGGCAGTCCGATCCTGTCGCACAAGCAGGACGGGCAGCAGGCGCGCGATCGCATCTCGACGGCGATGTTCAAGGCCTGGTGGCGCCCGTTCAGCCATCACGGCGTCATCCATGGCGATCCGCATCTCGGGAACTACACGGTCTTTTCCGAGGACGGCATACCGCAGGGCATCAACCTGCTCGACTATGGCTGCATCCGCATCTTCCCGCCTTCCTTCGTTGGTGGAGTGGTCGATCTCTATCAGGGCCTGCGGGACGGCGAGGAAGCGCGCGTCATCCATGCCTACGAGACCTGGGGCTTCAAGGGGCTGAGCAAGGACCTCGTCGACACGCTCAACATCTGGGCGCGCTTCATCTACGGGCCGCTGCTGGAGGACCGGACACGGCGCATCGCCGAGGGGGTCAAGCCGTCGGAATATGGTCGCAAGCAGGCCTTCCAGGTGCATCAGGCGCTGAAGCGGCGGGGGCCGGTGACGGTGCCGCGCGAGTTCGTCTTCATGGACCGCGCCGCGATCGGGCTCGGCGGCGTCTTCCTGCATCTCGACGCCGAGTTGAACTTCCACCGGCTGTTCGAGGCGGAGATCGAGGGGTTCTCGGTCGAGACGGTCGCCGAACGGCAGGCTGCCGCGCTGACGGCCGCTGGGCTTTCGGTGCCGCGCGCTTAGAGCGTGCTGGGTTTACACGGAACCACGGCGTCATCCCGGGCTTGCCCCGGGATCCATGCCGGAGCGTTTCCGATCAAGGTTCAGGCATGGATCCCGGCTCTCCGCTTCGCTGCGGCCGGGATGACCCGCGTGGTTCCGTGTAAAATCAGCGCACTCCAGCCTGGCTGGATACTTTGCGGAGCGTCGGCTCAATCGCCTCCGCTACCGCCGTCTCCACCTCCGTCCCCGTCAAACCAGCCTGTCCCTCCGTAGCCTCCGGCCGAGCCGGTGTCGCGGCGCCAGGCGGCGATTCCTCGTCGTCGCGCTTGGTTTGCTCCCGCGCCTCGGC
It includes:
- a CDS encoding DUF4180 domain-containing protein, whose amino-acid sequence is MSQLIEIGSVRTLLFASTGPLLASPADANDFIGEAWSVGADLLAIPVERLGPDVLNLRTRIGGEIFQKFANYRLRCALVGDIAAALDASGALRDFVRETNEGSALWFVPDVDQLRARLATETAA
- a CDS encoding AarF/UbiB family protein codes for the protein MSERDSEANRLSARAARYARVGANVGGVAARIAGSRLFGVEGRDASNAEALAKALGGLKGPIMKVAQLIATIPDVVPPEYAAELQKLQSQAPPMGAAFVKRRMMAELGPQWRERFGEFDLKPAAAASLGQVHRATTTEGAPLACKLQYPDMESAVEADIAQLEVLFALHRRMGAVIDTSEIAKEIGARVREELDYRREARHIALYRAILADTPEVCVPAVEAGLSTRRLLTMHWLDGSPILSHKQDGQQARDRISTAMFKAWWRPFSHHGVIHGDPHLGNYTVFSEDGIPQGINLLDYGCIRIFPPSFVGGVVDLYQGLRDGEEARVIHAYETWGFKGLSKDLVDTLNIWARFIYGPLLEDRTRRIAEGVKPSEYGRKQAFQVHQALKRRGPVTVPREFVFMDRAAIGLGGVFLHLDAELNFHRLFEAEIEGFSVETVAERQAAALTAAGLSVPRA